The genomic window GGCCCGGGTCGGCCTCGGTCTGGCTGCACATCGGCGCGCTCGGCCCGAAGATCGTGCCGGCGCCGGAGGGCCCGACGATCCCCGCGCCGCCGTTCCGCGTCGTGGACAACCCGGCCACCTGGCTCGACCGGTCGGACCTCGTCTTCATCGACCCGGTCGGCACGGGCTACTCGCGGGCGGCCAAGCCGGAGTTGAACGCGAAGTTCCACTCGCTCAAGGGGGACATCGAGTCGGTCGGCGAGTTCGTCCGCATGTACCTCAGCCGGTTCGACCGCTGGGACTCGCCCCTCTACGTCATCGGGGAGAGCTACGGGACCACCCGCGCGGCCGGGCTGGCGGGGCACCTGATCGAGAAGGGCATCGCCTTCAACGGCGTCATCCTGGTCTCCTGCGCGCTCGACTATCAGGGGTTCGTCTTCACCGCGGGGAATGACCTGCCGTTCCTGAACTATCTCCCTTCGTATGCGGCCACCGCCTGGTATCACAAGAAGCTGCCGGCGGAGCTCCAGGCCGCGGGGCTGCCCGCCGTGCTCAGGGAGGCGGAGGCGTTCGTGGACAAGGAATACGCGGGGATCCTCGCCCGCGGAGACCGCCTGAGCGACGCCGAGAAGCATGACGTCGCCGCGAAGCTGGCGAGGCTCACCGGGCTGGACGCGGCCACCATCGCCGACCACCAGTTGAGGGTCGAGCTCGACGTCTTCCGGAAGGAGCTGCTGAAGGCGAAGCACCGTTCCATCGGCCGGTTCGACTCGCGCTACGAGGGGATCGAGAACCTCTCGCCGTCCCCGTCCGCGGAGCCGACCACGGACCCGAGCTACTCGGCGGTCCGCGCCCCGTACACGTCGGCCTTCAACCGGTACATCCGCACCGAGCTCGGCTACAAGACCGACGTGCCCTACTACATCCTGGGCGAGGGCGTGGGGCGGTGGGAGTTCGACGTGCGGATGGGCTATCCCTCCACGACCGCGGCCCTGAGCGAGGCGCTCACCAAGAACCCGCACATGAAGGTGCTCGTCGCCTCAGGCTACTACGACCTGGCCACGCCCTATCGCGCCGTGGACCACGCGCTGGCGAGGCTCGGCCTCGACCCGGCGATCCGCGGGAACATCGCCACGGTCACCTATGAGGCGGGGCACATGATGTACCTGCACGGCCCCTCGCTGCACAAGATGAAGGCCGACGGCGCGGCGTTCATCGAGGGCTCGCACGCCCCCTGAGCCGCGGCATCGGGCTCAAGCCGCCGCGCCGCCGCTGCCGATGATAGGGATTGCATCGGATCGATCGGGATCGGCAGGAGGGCGCGGCGATGTCGCGACGACGGCGGGGGCTGCGGCTCGTCCTGGCCCTCGCGGTGGGCGGGGGCGGCGGGATGTCGGGCTGCGTGAGCGTGACCACCAAGATCACGGGCTCGGCACGGGCCGGGGCGGAGCAGCTCCTGCTCACGGGGACGTCGCAGAGGGCGGTGGACTCGATCGACTTCCGCCCGCTCGCCGGGCGCAAGGCCTTCCTCGCCGTGGCCCAGGAGGAGAAGACCGACGCCTCCTGGCTGGTCTTCAGCCTCCGCCGCGAGATGGCGCGCCAGGGCGTCATCCTGGTCGACGACAAGAAGGAGGCGGAGGTCCTGGTGGAGGGGGCCGTCGCGGCGTACGGGACGGACGAGGTGGACAGCCGGATCTCGCTCCCCTCGATCACCGCGCTCGGCACGCTGCCGCTGCCGGCCTCCAGCGGGTCCTCAACCGGCGGGCTCATCCAGAAGAACCGCCAGGACGCGGTAGTGAAGCTCGCCCTCGTCGCGCTGGATGCGAAGAGCAGGCAGCTCGTCTGGGAGACCGACGACGTCCTCCAGACCGGATACCTCTACCGCCGCTTCATGGGCTCGACCAACATCACGCGGAGCACGTCGGTCCCGGAGCTGGAGTGCTACCCGCCGCGGAAGGCCCACTGATCGCCCTCGCGGTCAGGGATTGATCGAGGCGTTCCGGAGGATGAAGCCGACCAGGGCGGAGTAGATCTGCGCCTGGATCCGTACCACCGCCGTGCCCTGCTCGATGATGCCGGGCCCCCTCTTGCGGCTCGGGTAGTAGGTGACGTCGACGACGCCCTGGGAGAAGCCCTCGTCATAGGTCCCCGCGCTGGCGTTCACGTCCAGGGTCACCGTGGTGAACTGGTTCGGGCGGCCGCGGGAGTCGACGCTGGTGCGAGGGCCGGCCAGGTTCAGGCCCAGCACGGTATTGGAGTTCAGGTTGCGGTCGAAGATCCCGGCGGCGCCGGTGGTCTGCAGGGTGGGGTCGGCGGCGACCGCGATCCGCATCTGGATGTCGGTGTGGAGCATCGAAGTCGAGGTCCCCGCCCCGCGGATGAAGACCTGGGACTGCTGGCTGCTGTACGAGCCCGGCGTGATCACGTAGGTGCCGCGGAATGCGGCCTTGAAGATCTGCCGCTTGACCTCGGCCGGGGTCGCGGTCCCCGTCGGCTGGAGCACCAGGTTGTAGCCGGGGTTGAGCTGATAGCCCTGGTTCTCCGGGACGGCGATCGACGTCGACGACGGGGCGAATCGGCCGCGGCCCCCGGCGCCGCTCGACGCGGCCATCGCCGGCGAGGCGTTGGAAGCGGTGGACGTGGAGGATGCTCGGGAAGCTGCGGTGGTGCCCGCGTCGGCGAGCATCGCGCGGACCCTCGGCGAGTTGACCATGCCGTTGTAGTGGGCGGCCATCATGACCGTGGGGAGGGATAACAGGTCGCGTCGCTCGACCGGCTCGAGTCCCGGCCTCCGTGCGCGGGGGCTTCTGCGTCCCATCGGCTCCTCCATGATCTCGCCCGGTGCCTCTCGGCGGGCGACTCCGGAACGGTTGCCCGGCTACGACGGCCGTCAAGAGGATCGTCCGCGATCCCCCGGGATCATCGGCAACCGGCGGCCGGGGCGCTCAGGGCATGATGCGGCTGCCGGTGACGGTGTTCAGGTTGAGCATGCTGCGCCGGTGGCGGATGGCGGTGTCGAGATACTGCTTGGCGACCTGGTTGAATTCGAGCTGGGCGCCGATGAAGTCTCCCGCGCTCTTCTCGCCCGAGGTGTAGAGCCGGAACATCTCGTCGCGGATCTGGGTCGCCTCGGGGATGACCTCGGCCCGGAGCTCCTGGACCTCGCGACGGGTGACCTCGTACTCGGCGACGGCCTTCTCGACGTCGATGCCCACCTGGCGCTCCAGGTCGCTGAGCTCGATCCGGGTCTGGTCCACGTTCAGCTCCGCCCGCCGGATGGCACCCTGGTTGCGGTTGTAGACGGGCAGGGGGGCGGTGACGCCCAGGGCCCACGAGGTCGCGCTCTTGAGGCCGAAGGGCGTGTTGTTCTGGTAGGTATACGGCTGGTACAGGACGAAGATGTCGCTGAGGCGATTCGCCCGGGCGAGCGCCACGTCGGCCTCGGCCCGGCGGACGCCCAGGCGATAGGAGACGACGTCGGGCCGGGCCTCGAGGGCGATCCGCTTGAGCTCCTCGGCGGGAGGCGGCGGGGGCGAGGTGTCCTCGATCGAGCCCTTGATCTCGAGCGCGGCGATCTCCTCGGGGGAGAGGTTCATGAGCGAGCCGAGCTCGAGCTTGGCCTTGCGATAGGCCGCCTCGGCGTCGACCAGGCCGAGCCTCGCGGTGCGGAGCTGGATCTTGACGCGGTTGAAGTCCCCGAGGGAGACGCTGCCGCCGCGGTAGAGCTCCTCCGTCTTGGTCGCCAGCCGGGCGAGGCCCTGGGTGCTCTGGCGGGCGTAGCGGACGGTCTGGCGGCTCGCGAGGGTGCCCAGGACGAAGGCGTCGTAGACGTCGTCGATCCGCTGCCGCAGGGCCTCCTGATACTGCGCCTCGAGCACCCGCTCGGCGCGGGTGGCCACCTCGACGCGGGCCCGCCGCTTCCGCGAGACGTCCACGGGGTGCGTGACGTTGATGTCATATTGCGTCGGGCCGCCGGGGACGGACCGGTTGAACTGGCCGTAGGGGACGAGCTGCGCGTCCGCGTAGAAGACCGGGTTGGCCCGCAGGCCGGCCTGGAGCACGTCGGCGCGGGCCTGGGGGATCTCGTAGAACTTGGATCGGAGGTCGAGGCTCCGCTGGAGCGTCACGCCGATCGCCTGCTCCAGGGTCACGCCGTCCGGGGGGCCGTCGTCGTCGGCGCCTCGGCCGGGGATCTCCAGGGTCCCGTAGAGCGGGGCCGAGGAGGGCGAGATCGGCTGCAGGTCGGGCGCGGAGATCGGCCGCTGGAGGATGGTCGGCCCCAGCGTGGCGGGGCTGGAGATCGAGGTCGGTATCCCCTTGGGCGTCGAGACCCCGGGCCGGGTGCCGAGAATCTGGCCGCTCTGGGGCGAGTTTCCGGACGCCCCGGAGAGCGCCCCGCCGCCGGCCCCCGGCGAGTTCCCCAGCAGGGAACCGCCGCCGCCGACCTTCGGAAAATCGGACGCGTCGCTGCCGAGGCCCTGCGCCCGCGCGGGGCGGCCGGCGCACAGCAGCGCGACCGTCAGGGCGACCGCCAGGGCGTTCCGGGGGCTGTGATCCGCCATGTATGGACCGTGGGCCTCGTGCCCGTCAGGGGCCTTCGCGGCGGGAGGGACGCCCGTGAGGCGCCCCCGTCCCCGTCGCCGTCCTCGTCCCCGCGGGCACCAGCCGCATTTCCGGCACGATCCGCGGGGCCGCTCGTCCTGCTTTTCGACCATCGGCGGCGGGCGGCTGGAGGAAAACCGGGCCGGGGCCGGGTCAGCGGGAGCGGGCGACCGAGGGCTGGGCGCTGATGACGACGGGCTTCTCCGGCTTGCCGAAGGTCTCGTCGTCGATCGGGCGCTCGCGGGGGGTCTCCCCCTCGGTCGTGAGCCGGTCCTCGTAGAGCTGTTCGAGGATCAGGCTGCCGTTGGTGACGACCTCCTCGCCGGGCTTCAGCCCGAGGTGATCCCGGGAGGGCGGCGGCACGACCACCCAGTCGCTGGACTCGCTGGCGACGAGGATGTGCCGGCGCTCGAACCGGGCCTTGCCCGGGGGCGCCTCCTTCCTAATGAAGACGAAGTCCAGCCGGTCCACCGAGACCATCGAGCCGCGGGGGATCACCGTCTGGTCCGGCTTGGGCGGGATCTCCAGCCGGACCTTGACGAACATCCCCGCCTTGAACCGCTTCTCCGGGTTGGTGATCGAGGCGCGGAAGCGGGCCGAGCGGGTCTCCGGGTCGATCGCCTTGTCGATGTACTCGACGTGGTCCTCGATGAACTTGTCGGAGTACGGGAAGATGACGCGGATCTTCTGGCCGATCTCCACCTTGTCCGCGTCCAGCTCGCTGACGCTGCCGCGGACCCACAGGTGGTCCAGCGGGGCGACCTGCATCAGCTCGTCCTTGGAGTCGTAGTAGTTGCCCTGCACGACCGACCGCTTGACGACGATCCCGTCGGCGCGGGAGCGCATCGTCATCCTCGCCTTCTGGACGCCGTCCTCCTTCTGGGCGTCCTCGACCTCCTTCTCGGTGAGGCCGTAGACCAGGAGCTTGTCCTTGGCGAGCTTCATCTGGAGGCGGCTCTTGGCCTCGTCGTTCTCGATCTCGATCAGCTCCTTCCGGGGCAGGGTCTCATTCTGGGCCAGCGGCGTCTTGTAGTCGAGCACGCGCTTGTCGCGGATCCACTGGCTGCGGGCGAGCTCGTAGTTGCTCTTGGCCTCGGCGAGCTCCGTGCTGAAGATCTCGAGCAGGGGGTCGCCCTGCTTGACCACCGTGCCCAGGTCCACGAGGACGCGGTCCACCCGCGAGTCGAACTGGGGCCGGACGATGGTCAGCGTGGCGGGGTCGTAGTCGGTCACGCCCGGCAGCCGCAGGATGACGGGCTCGGTCTGGGCCTTGACGGGCACGGTCTTCAGGTCGATGCCCTTCACCTGCTCGTCGGTGAGGGTGAGGATGCCGCGTGCGGTCTCCTCGGGGCGGGACGGGGGGGCCTCGGTCCAGGCCTTGTCGGGCCGGTCCTCGCCGGCGTGCGCCGGCCTCCCGGCGAGCTCGCCCAGGAGCTCGGCCGCGCGCCCGCGGGCGCGGTGATCGACCGCCAGCCAGGCGGAGACGCCGGCGACCAGGGCCACGCCCAGGAGGGGCTTCCATCGGATCTTCACGGCCGGGCCTCCTCGGATCCGCCGGCGTTCCCCCCGCCGGCCTCCGTCGCGTGGTGGGTGCGGGGCTCGAAGTATCGGTCGGTGTAATGCGAGCCCTCGAGCAGGTCCTCGCCGCAGGTGCCGTGCCCCTCGGGGGCCGGGAAGAAGCTGTAGAGGACGGGCATCAGGTATCGGGTCAGGAAGAGGGTCACCAGCATGCCGC from Aquisphaera giovannonii includes these protein-coding regions:
- a CDS encoding TolC family protein, translating into MADHSPRNALAVALTVALLCAGRPARAQGLGSDASDFPKVGGGGSLLGNSPGAGGGALSGASGNSPQSGQILGTRPGVSTPKGIPTSISSPATLGPTILQRPISAPDLQPISPSSAPLYGTLEIPGRGADDDGPPDGVTLEQAIGVTLQRSLDLRSKFYEIPQARADVLQAGLRANPVFYADAQLVPYGQFNRSVPGGPTQYDINVTHPVDVSRKRRARVEVATRAERVLEAQYQEALRQRIDDVYDAFVLGTLASRQTVRYARQSTQGLARLATKTEELYRGGSVSLGDFNRVKIQLRTARLGLVDAEAAYRKAKLELGSLMNLSPEEIAALEIKGSIEDTSPPPPPAEELKRIALEARPDVVSYRLGVRRAEADVALARANRLSDIFVLYQPYTYQNNTPFGLKSATSWALGVTAPLPVYNRNQGAIRRAELNVDQTRIELSDLERQVGIDVEKAVAEYEVTRREVQELRAEVIPEATQIRDEMFRLYTSGEKSAGDFIGAQLEFNQVAKQYLDTAIRHRRSMLNLNTVTGSRIMP
- a CDS encoding DUF6655 family protein, with product MSRRRRGLRLVLALAVGGGGGMSGCVSVTTKITGSARAGAEQLLLTGTSQRAVDSIDFRPLAGRKAFLAVAQEEKTDASWLVFSLRREMARQGVILVDDKKEAEVLVEGAVAAYGTDEVDSRISLPSITALGTLPLPASSGSSTGGLIQKNRQDAVVKLALVALDAKSRQLVWETDDVLQTGYLYRRFMGSTNITRSTSVPELECYPPRKAH
- a CDS encoding efflux RND transporter periplasmic adaptor subunit; its protein translation is MKIRWKPLLGVALVAGVSAWLAVDHRARGRAAELLGELAGRPAHAGEDRPDKAWTEAPPSRPEETARGILTLTDEQVKGIDLKTVPVKAQTEPVILRLPGVTDYDPATLTIVRPQFDSRVDRVLVDLGTVVKQGDPLLEIFSTELAEAKSNYELARSQWIRDKRVLDYKTPLAQNETLPRKELIEIENDEAKSRLQMKLAKDKLLVYGLTEKEVEDAQKEDGVQKARMTMRSRADGIVVKRSVVQGNYYDSKDELMQVAPLDHLWVRGSVSELDADKVEIGQKIRVIFPYSDKFIEDHVEYIDKAIDPETRSARFRASITNPEKRFKAGMFVKVRLEIPPKPDQTVIPRGSMVSVDRLDFVFIRKEAPPGKARFERRHILVASESSDWVVVPPPSRDHLGLKPGEEVVTNGSLILEQLYEDRLTTEGETPRERPIDDETFGKPEKPVVISAQPSVARSR
- a CDS encoding S10 family peptidase; the encoded protein is MTRILSVLATMTMVLILAARPMSPAWAQEPPAKPPQKAEEKPKEKDAAKEKEAPKKDAGKGSTDEEPVVTHHSVRVDGKELKYTATAGLIPIRDAKGETEARIFFMAYHLDEPKATSPRPVLFSFNGGPGSASVWLHIGALGPKIVPAPEGPTIPAPPFRVVDNPATWLDRSDLVFIDPVGTGYSRAAKPELNAKFHSLKGDIESVGEFVRMYLSRFDRWDSPLYVIGESYGTTRAAGLAGHLIEKGIAFNGVILVSCALDYQGFVFTAGNDLPFLNYLPSYAATAWYHKKLPAELQAAGLPAVLREAEAFVDKEYAGILARGDRLSDAEKHDVAAKLARLTGLDAATIADHQLRVELDVFRKELLKAKHRSIGRFDSRYEGIENLSPSPSAEPTTDPSYSAVRAPYTSAFNRYIRTELGYKTDVPYYILGEGVGRWEFDVRMGYPSTTAALSEALTKNPHMKVLVASGYYDLATPYRAVDHALARLGLDPAIRGNIATVTYEAGHMMYLHGPSLHKMKADGAAFIEGSHAP